In Pseudomonas glycinae, the DNA window GCGGCTGGTTGTTTGCCGCCGGTTCGCTGGCGCCCAAGTTCAGCCGGATGAACCCGGCGGCAGGCCTCAAGCGGATGTTCTCGATGAAGGCCGTGGTCGAACTGCTCAAGGCGCTGGCCAAGTTCCTTATCACCTTGGGCGTCGCGCTGGTGGTACTCAATTCGGACATCGACGACCTGCTGCGCATCGCTCATGAGCCGCTGGACCGGGCGATCATTCACAGCTTGCAACTGGTGGGCTGGAGTTCGCTGTGGCTGGCCTGCGGGTTGATCATCATCGCGGCTGTCGACGTGCCCGTGCAGATCTGGGAAAGCATCAAGAAGCTCAAGATGACCAAGCAGGAAGTGCGCGACGAGCACAAGGATCAGGAAGGTCGGCCGGAGGTCAAGCAGCGCATTCGCCAGCTCCAGCGCGAGATGTCGCAGCGGCGGATGATGGCGGCGATCCCGGATGCCGACGTGGTCATCACCAACCCGACCCACTACGCCGTGGCACTCAAGTACGACGCCGAGAAGGGCGGGGCGCCGATGCTGCTGGCCAAGGGCAGCGACTTCCTGGCGCTGAAGATCCGCGAAATCGCCGTGGCCAACAACGTCATGCTCCTCGAATCGCCGGCGCTGGCGCGTTCAATCTACTACTCCACAGAGCTGGAAGAAGAAATCCCCGGCGGCCTGTACCTGGCGGTCGCCCAGGTACTGGCCTACGTCTACCAGATCCGCCAGCACCGCGCGGGCAAGGGCAAATTCCCGGAACCGCTCAAGGACGACCTGCCGATCCCGCCGGATCTGCGGCGCGATTCCTGATTTGTGATCAAACAAAAAAAACCGCCATCCGGTTGAACCTGATGGCGGTTTTTTCATACCCGATGATCTGTGGTGCTTGTGAGGCCGCCTTCGCGGGCAAGTCGAATCGTCGCACCGCCGCTCCCACAGGTTTAGCGTCGCTCGGAAAATATGAGCACACCACAAATCACTGTGGGAGCGGGCTTGCCCGCGAAGGCGTCAGTCGCCACGACACATCTATCAAGCCTTTACACGGAGACCTGCGACGGCGGTATTTCCAGATTATCCAGCACCCGATTCACCGCCAGTTCGCCGAGCATGATCAGTTGCGCAATCCCCACCAGCGTCCTGCGCTGCGAGGCGGGCATGAGGTGGGTGAAGTCATTGACGATGGTCCTGGCTGAGGCCAGGGTTTCGCAGGCATCGGCCAGCAGCTCTTCGTTTTTGAAGTCCGCGGTGACGGCGTACATTCTGCGGTTTTTGCGCGGTGGTGGCGTGGAGCCGGGCGGGCAGAGATAGTGATCGAGGGCGCGGTCGGCGGCTTCGTGAAGCTTTCTGGAATCGGCGGATTCGTAGGGCGAGGCGGGGTCGGTTACGGGTGGATTGGGTGTGGGTTTGATCATGGTGAAGCTCCTTTGGGGTGGAGCCGCCAAATCCAGTCGCTAAACAGGAAGGGTGGCGGCTGTACGCAGGTTAGCGAACCGGTCAAAGGCACCCGGCAGACCGCAAGGGTCTCCCGCATACAGCCACCATAACGAAATTGCAGACATACAGATCCGCAACGAAGCCTGGCACGCTGGTGCACCTTTAAATTGAGCCGAGTCGCTAAACCCGATCGCTGATTCGTCAGCGACCGAACCACAATAGAACCCGACCCCAAAGCGCACAAGCCGGCGGATTCTGGCGTAGCCGTAGGCAATGGCGCAAGGATTCGTAGCCTGTAAGGCGTGTCTGAAGGTGTCTTTTAAACGCACGAGTTTAAAAGACATTTTGTGCTGATTTCTCGGGCGCCTTCGCGAGCAAACTCGCTCCCACCTTTGGAATGCATTTCCCTGTGGAAGCGACTTTGCTGGTAAATAAATACGTTCCCTTCTTTCTTATTTCCTTTGCGTCGAGCGCGCGTGCCGTTTGTTGCGCGTCAAGCTCAGCCAGGCAGGAGACACCAGCCATGTGCCTGTGAGTTATTGCCAGTGAAACAGACGATGGACCATGCGTTCGGGTTATTGGTTGCGACCGCAAGGTATTGTCCGGCGCCACATCCATCATTACGACATAGCCAGCCGCCTGCGCTGGATACCAGTGGTCTGTATTTGATTTTCAGCACATCGATTGCTGCATTTGAAACAGGTGATCCGCCGATTGAATTCATCCAGTTGATAGCTGCGCTGATGCTGTAGGTATGTGTAGGGGTCATGACAAGGCGTACAACATTTTGTACTTTGACGGGGAACGAAACTTCACGTTGAGTGCTGTTTTCTCGCACGGTAATAGTCGCATCGCCGTTTTTGAGACCGCTGACCAGCCCGACACCATTAACTGTCGCGACATCGGTAGCGTTGGAAAAATAGTAGTAGCCGCCATCTCCAGAAGTTGGAACCCGTGTTTGTGTCGTGCCGGGTGCAGGGGTTCCGGTCAGGGCAAGAAAGTCCGCGTTGACGTTCAGGCCATTAAGCTCCATGAGGGTGGGTTCTATGGTGAAAGGATGCAATGCCTTGACGGTATAAGTGCGCAATGGCAAGGCCACCGCCGTGTCGGCATCGACGATCCTATCCAGATTTACTTCTACCTTGGTCGTCAGTTCAGTCCCGTCTTTGAGGCCCTTAAGCCATTCAACCGGCGCCTCTACCGACAAACCATCCACTGAATCATTAAGCTCTCCCGACCTGACCTCCTTGCTGACTGGATTGCCGTTCTTGTCAAAGCCTGAACACTTCACCCAGATCGGCTGCCCAGGCTCGAACAGCGGCCACTTCGCTGCGTGAATCCGCGCATCTGTTGTGAGTTCTTGAACCTTCAGCTCTGAACTCGTATTGCCGGCGATATTGGGTGTCGGCAAGCGCGGATCATTCTCGGCGACAGGTCGGATGGTCAGCGCCAAATCAGTAGATTCGTCTTCGGGTTTTCCTCCGCGAACCAGTTCCCAGCGCAACTTCATGGTTGACCCGCGCCGTGCCACGAGAAACGCTGGGTCAAGTTTGAAGTTGGCGCGTTTGTTCTCGTTGAGTGTCAGTAATGGAAAGGGTTCTGTGCCGGGTAACGGGTTAACTTCCAGCAACCGAGCCTGGTCACCCGGCAACGCTGACAGGTGTTCGACGCGCACGGTGACTCCGTTTTCGTAGGACAGCACATCAATGGGGTTGGTCGCCGGTGCCACCAGTGTTGGCGGCTTCAGATTGACCGGGGCTGTCCCTGTTACTGTGGCATTCGCCAGTTTGGAAGTGCCCACCAGATCACCGTTCGGCTTGCGCAGTTCGTAAGTCACGATGACGTTGCTACCGGCAAAGATCTTGTTGTTCGGCACTTCAAGGATGCAGGGTTTTTTCTGCCCGAACGGATCCGCTTCGACTTTGCCGCTGACGGTAACCACCACATCAGCGGGTTGCCCCGTGTTTTTCGCTGTGTACGTTGCGATGACTTCATAGTCCGCGACAAAGCGCGGGTCTATCGTCAGGACCACCAGCAGCAATGGCTTGCCCGCCAGTTTCACCAGATCGATTTCCTCGGCGTCGTCGCCGGGATAATCCTCCATCCGCTCCAACAGGATCGCCATTGGCAGACGCGTACCATCCAGGTCCTCATCTACCGTCTGCACCGGCGACCACGGTGCATCGGTGTCCGGGCTGTTGCCGAGCTGATCGGTGATGGTGTAGGAGAAATGCAGTTTTTTGTCCTGACGTTTCGCCTTGTCCAGATAGGCCCGGGTGATGGTGAAGCAAATGGTAATGGGGATTTCGTCACCGGGATTCGGCGGTTGCGGCGCCTGATTCGGATCGACCTTGGGCTTGGGCTCCAGCAGTTCGCCATTGCACTTGAGGGTGATGAGGTCATACGCCCGGCAATATGGATAGGCCACACACACTTCGGCGCTGACGAAATCCGGGCCGACGCCGTTCTTGATCGCGTCAGGCAGAAGGAGCTTGAGTTCAGAGTGGCCACCGGGATCGGTCAGGCGATCCTTCAGGCCGGGACGGATGCGGTTGTAGAGGATTTCCAGCGGTGGTGTGGATGTGCCTCGATTGGCGCTGCCACGCCTGACGGTGTAGTACAACATGTTAACCTTGTCCGGATGCAGGCGACCCTTGGGAATGCGCAACGTGGTGCGCACGTCCGGATCGACAATGGTTTCGCTGTCCAGTGCGGCCGTTTCATTCTCAAGCCAAAGCTCCATGACGTCGTCGGGATCCATGTTGCCCGCCAACGGTGGGTCGACGAGGACAACGGCGCCTTCACCGTCGGTGACCAGATCATAGGCCACCAGGGGCACGCCGATATGTGCACCTGCCACGGGCGTGGTCTGGCCGTTGACTATTGGCGGGCTAAGGACGAGAACGGTGTTGTCCGGTGGGGTTGAGGTGGTCATGGATGAGGCTCCTGCGCGGCGGGAACGGGCAGGGTTATCAGAGCGCTTAATTGCAGATTGCGCACCTGTCAGATCTGGCAGGTGTCGACGGTTTAACGACTAGTGGTCGTGTACTGTATGAAAAAACCGCCGTCCCGGTTGATTCGGAACGGCGGTTCTTTTTGTCTGGAAAGATGTGTTGCCTGTAAGTCAGCCTTCGTGAGCAAGCTCACTCCCACAGGGGGGCATCAGTGGCTACGTGTTAATTCGGTATTTCCAGATTGTCCAGCACCCGATTCACCGCCAGTTCGCCGAGCATGATCAGTTGCGCAATCCCCACCAGCGTCCTGCGCTGCGAGGCTGGCATGAGGTGGGTGAAGTCATTGACGATGCTTCTGGCTGAGGCCAGGGTTTCGCAGGCATCGGCCAGCAGCTCTTCGTTTATGAAGTCCGCGGTGACGGCATACATTCTGCGGTTTTTGCGCGGTGGTGGCGTGGAGCCGGGCGGGCAGAGATAGTGATCCAGGGCGCGGTCGGCGGCTTCGTGAAGTTTTCTGGAATCGGCGGATTCGTAGGGCGAGGCGGGGTCGGTTTCGGGTGGATTGGGTGTGGGTTTGATCATGGTGAAGCTCCGTGGTTGATTTAGCCGCCACGGCTCATCGCTAAACAAGTAAAGGTGGCGGCTGTACGCAGGTTAGCGATCCGGGCCACAGGAACCCCGGGTAGACCCTAAGGTCTCCCGCGCACAGCCACCATGACGCCAATTGTAGGAAGGAAAAACCTGCAATCGAGACTGGGCATGTTGTGTCTGTAAAGTGCCGGATCGCTAAACCCGATCGCTGATTCGTCAGCGACCGATCCACAATAGAACCCGACCCCACAGCGCACAAGCCGGCGGATTCTGGCGTAGCCGTAGGCAACGGCGCAAGGATTCGTAGCCTGTAAGGCGTGTCTGAAGGTGTCTTTTAAACACCGCAGTTTAAGGGGCGCTTGGTGCCGCCGGTCTGAAAAGACCCTCCACCTGTTAGTTCTGACAGTAGACGCGTGTTGTTTCCTGGCGCCTCATAAACCCGCAATTCACGCCGTTGCCTATTCGCACTCTGCGAGCGCAGTGGTTGATAACTCATTCACTGGAAATTCGGGGTAGAACATGACAAGGCGCGTTTACCGAAAACTGCCGGGCATGGAGATGGAGTTCGTTTCAGGGAAGCTGGAAAGGGACGCAGGCGAGCGCGCCATCTTCTATGAGGTGACGTTCAACCTGAAACTGGACTTTCTCAACTTTCTGGTCATGGCCAATCAGTTCATTCCGAGTTATCTGGATAATCCCATCAATGCGATCCGGCCTGAACTGGCCGGGTTTGCGTATCACTACTCCTACAACTACTTCTTTGGCGCAGCCGGTAATATCCGCGATAACCCGTCGTTGTTCGCTCTATTTACCGACCCCATTTATTACATGGACCAGTGGGCGAGTGATGGCGGGCCTGTAGAGCAACGATATGGAAAACCCTCGTTCACGGTAGTCGGCAACCAATTGCGCATCACAACGCGGCAGTACTTTCGGCTGGATGCGGGGGCTCTTCCGATTGAAATCAGCGACCTGCCAATCATACTTTTCGGATGGGCCTTGAATCTGATGGAAGGTCATGCGAAGTCCACTGATGTCGCGCCGGTCACCAGGGTGGTACTGATGTATACGGAGGAAGACGTTGTCGATGTCGGTGGTCACTTCGTGTTCAGGGGCACGCGCTATCTGGATAATACAGCCCTCTCTTTCGGTCAGATCACTTCGGCGCACGTTCTGGTAGCCAGTTGACTATCGGGGTTTCATCTCAGTGAACATCGCTGAGCAGGGGCGGGCGCACGACGTGCGTGCCGCCCCTTTGTGCATTCATCACCCCTCTGTTTCACGCCTTGGCAAAAGTTGGAAGGCTTCTTGCAGTAGCCGCCCTGCGCCCGCTCTGGGCGTCAAAAGTTTGCTTTAAAGGAACGGGGAAAACCGGTGGATCGCTCTCAGTTATTCAACACTGCTCGCTCGAATGTTGCCGACCTCAGTCGAGGCAATCTGGGTGTGCCGCTGTTGCTGCTGGTCATGCTGGCGATGATGATGTTGCCGGTGCCGCCGTTCCTGCTCGACGTGTTCTTCACCTTCAACATTGCCCTGTCGATCGTCGTGCTGCTGGTCTGCGTGTACGCCTTGCGGCCGCTGGATTTTGCGGTGTTCCCGACGATCCTGCTGGTGGCGACGCTGTTGCGACTGGCGCTGAACGTGGCGTCGACGCGGGTGGTGATGCTCCACGGTCAGGACGGCCACGCCGCCGCCGGTAAGGTGATCCAGGCCTTCGGTGAGGTGGTGATCGGCGGTAACTACGTGGTTGGTATCGTGGTCTTCGCGATCCTGATGATCATCAACTTCGTCGTGGTAACCAAGGGTGCGGGCCGGATCTCCGAGGTGAGCGCGCGTTTCACCCTCGACGCGATGCCCGGCAAGCAAATGGCGATCGACGCCGACCTCAACGCCGGTCTGATCGACCAGGCGCAGGCCAAGGCCCGTCGTCAGGAAGTGGCTCAAGAGGCAGAGTTCTACGGCTCGATGGACGGTGCCAGCAAGTTCGTCCGTGGTGACGCCATCGCCGGCCTGCTGATTCTGTTCATCAACCTGATCGGCGGCATGGCCGTCGGTATCTTCCAGCACAACATGACTTTCGCCGACGCCGGCAAGGTTTACGCCTTGCTGACCATCGGTGACGGTTTAGTGGCGCAATTGCCATCACTGTTGTTATCTACAGCGGCGGCGATCATGGTGACCCGTGCTTCCGGCTCGGAAGACATGGGCAAGCAGATCAATCGGCAGATGTTCGCCTCGCCGAAAGCGCTGGCCGTCGCCGCCGGTCTGATGGCGGTCATGGGCCTGGTGCCGGGCATGCCGCACTTCTCGTTCCTGACCATGGCTGCCCTGGCGGCCGGTGGCGCTTACCTGTTCTGGAAGAAGCAGAACGTGGCCAAGGTCATCGCGCTGGAAGAGGTCAAGCGTCAACAGGAGCTGCTGCCGTCGCCGGCCCGCGCCATGGAAACCAAGGAGCTGGGCTGGGACGACGTGACCCCGATCGACATGATCGGCCTGGAAGTCGGCTACCGTCTGATTCCGCTGGTGGACCGCAATCAGGGCGGGCAATTGCTGGCGCGGATCAAGGGCGTGCGCAAGAAGCTCTCGCAGGATCTGGGCTTCCTGATGCCGACCGTGCACATCCGCGACAACCTCGACCTGGCGCCGAGCGCCTATCGCCTGACCCTGATGGGCGTGATCCTGGCCGAAGCCGAGATCTACCCGGATCGCGAACTGGCGATCAACCCGGGGCAGGTCTACGGCTCGCTCAACGGCATTACCGCCAAAGATCCGGCTTTCGGCCTGGAGGCGGTGTGGATCGAAGTCAGCCAGCGCGCCCAGGCGCAATCGCTCGGTTACACCGTGGTAGACGCCAGCACCGTGGTTGCGACCCACTTGAACCAGATTCTGTACAAGCACTCCAGCGAGCTGATCGGTCACGAAGAAGTGCAGCAACTCATGCAATTGCTGGCCAAGAGCTCGCCGAAACTGGCTGAGGAGTTGGTACCGGGCGTGGTCACGCTGTCGCAGCTGCTCAAGGTGTTGCAGGCGTTGCTGGCCGAACACGTGCCGGTGCGCGATATCCGCAGCATTGCCGAAGCCATCGCCAACAATGCCGCCAAGAGTCAAGATACCGCCGCTTTGGTGGCTGCTGTGCGGGTTGGCGTATCGCGCGCCATCGTCCAAAGCATTGTAGGGACTGAGTCGGAGCTGCCAGTTATCACGCTGGAGCCAAGGTTGGAACAAATATTGCTCAATAGTCTGCAGAAGGCAGGACAAGGCTCGGAAGAGGGGGTTCTGCTGGAGCCGAGCATGGCCGAGAAGCTGCAGCGTTCGCTGATCGAAGCGGCGCAGCGCCAGGAAATGCAAGGTCAGCCGGTGATCCTGTTGGTAGCAGGCCCGGTTCGCGCGATGCTCTCGCGCTTTGGTCGCCTGGCAGTTCCCGGACTGCATGTGCTGGCCTACCAGGAAATTCCGGACAACAAGCAAGTGACCATCGTTGCGACAGTAGGGCCCAACGGCTGAGGTAGTGGTTTATGCAAGTTAAGCGTTTTTTCGCCGCCGATATGCGTCAGGCCATGAAGCTGGTTCGTGATGAGCTGGGCGCTGATGCCGCCATCATTGGCAACCGCCGCATCGCTGGCGGCGTCGAGCTGACCGCGGCGCTCGATTACAAACTGTCTGCGCTGGCCCCGCGTGTTCCGAACATGGAACTCGAGGATGAGCTGCGCAAGACCCAGTCGCGCATCGTCACCGCCCAGGCCGAGCTGAGCCTGCGTGGCGAAGCCGACGGCAACACCAATCGCCAGTTGTTCGCCGGGCTGCCGTTGACGGCCGGCCTGCCGCTGACCGCTGCCGAGCCGCTGACCGAACCGACCTACGAGGCTCCGGCTCGTCCGGCACCAGCGCCTGCAGCGGTTTCCGCTGGTGTTGACCCGCGTGCACTGGACTCGATGCGTTTCGAACTCAACAGCCTGCGCGAACTGATGGAAGTGCAACTCGGCACCCTGGCCTGGAACCAGCTGCAAGGCAGCCGTCCGGCTCAGGCCAATCTGTACCGTCGTCTGCAACGCATCGGTCTGTCCGGTCCGTTGTCCCGGGATCTGCTGTCGATGATCACCGAGATCGACGAGCCTCGTCAGGCCTGGCGCATGCTGCTGGCGCACCTGGCGCGGATGATTGCCGTGCCGGAAGTCGAGCCGCTGGAAGAGGGCGGGGTGATTGCGATGGTCGGCCCGGCCGGCATGGGCAAGACCACCACCCTGGCCAAACTGGCCGCCCGCTACGTGCTC includes these proteins:
- the flhB gene encoding flagellar biosynthesis protein FlhB, which translates into the protein MAESESGQDKTEDPTEKRKKDSREKGEIARSKELNTLAIMLAGSAALLIFGGMLAQELMDLMRQNFTLSREVIMDERSMATFLMNSGLQALLAIQPIMITLLLAAFLGPIALGGWLFAAGSLAPKFSRMNPAAGLKRMFSMKAVVELLKALAKFLITLGVALVVLNSDIDDLLRIAHEPLDRAIIHSLQLVGWSSLWLACGLIIIAAVDVPVQIWESIKKLKMTKQEVRDEHKDQEGRPEVKQRIRQLQREMSQRRMMAAIPDADVVITNPTHYAVALKYDAEKGGAPMLLAKGSDFLALKIREIAVANNVMLLESPALARSIYYSTELEEEIPGGLYLAVAQVLAYVYQIRQHRAGKGKFPEPLKDDLPIPPDLRRDS
- a CDS encoding DUF6124 family protein; the encoded protein is MIKPTPNPPVTDPASPYESADSRKLHEAADRALDHYLCPPGSTPPPRKNRRMYAVTADFKNEELLADACETLASARTIVNDFTHLMPASQRRTLVGIAQLIMLGELAVNRVLDNLEIPPSQVSV
- a CDS encoding Ig-like domain-containing protein, which codes for MTTSTPPDNTVLVLSPPIVNGQTTPVAGAHIGVPLVAYDLVTDGEGAVVLVDPPLAGNMDPDDVMELWLENETAALDSETIVDPDVRTTLRIPKGRLHPDKVNMLYYTVRRGSANRGTSTPPLEILYNRIRPGLKDRLTDPGGHSELKLLLPDAIKNGVGPDFVSAEVCVAYPYCRAYDLITLKCNGELLEPKPKVDPNQAPQPPNPGDEIPITICFTITRAYLDKAKRQDKKLHFSYTITDQLGNSPDTDAPWSPVQTVDEDLDGTRLPMAILLERMEDYPGDDAEEIDLVKLAGKPLLLVVLTIDPRFVADYEVIATYTAKNTGQPADVVVTVSGKVEADPFGQKKPCILEVPNNKIFAGSNVIVTYELRKPNGDLVGTSKLANATVTGTAPVNLKPPTLVAPATNPIDVLSYENGVTVRVEHLSALPGDQARLLEVNPLPGTEPFPLLTLNENKRANFKLDPAFLVARRGSTMKLRWELVRGGKPEDESTDLALTIRPVAENDPRLPTPNIAGNTSSELKVQELTTDARIHAAKWPLFEPGQPIWVKCSGFDKNGNPVSKEVRSGELNDSVDGLSVEAPVEWLKGLKDGTELTTKVEVNLDRIVDADTAVALPLRTYTVKALHPFTIEPTLMELNGLNVNADFLALTGTPAPGTTQTRVPTSGDGGYYYFSNATDVATVNGVGLVSGLKNGDATITVRENSTQREVSFPVKVQNVVRLVMTPTHTYSISAAINWMNSIGGSPVSNAAIDVLKIKYRPLVSSAGGWLCRNDGCGAGQYLAVATNNPNAWSIVCFTGNNSQAHGWCLLPG
- a CDS encoding DUF6124 family protein, which translates into the protein MIKPTPNPPETDPASPYESADSRKLHEAADRALDHYLCPPGSTPPPRKNRRMYAVTADFINEELLADACETLASARSIVNDFTHLMPASQRRTLVGIAQLIMLGELAVNRVLDNLEIPN
- the flhA gene encoding flagellar biosynthesis protein FlhA → MDRSQLFNTARSNVADLSRGNLGVPLLLLVMLAMMMLPVPPFLLDVFFTFNIALSIVVLLVCVYALRPLDFAVFPTILLVATLLRLALNVASTRVVMLHGQDGHAAAGKVIQAFGEVVIGGNYVVGIVVFAILMIINFVVVTKGAGRISEVSARFTLDAMPGKQMAIDADLNAGLIDQAQAKARRQEVAQEAEFYGSMDGASKFVRGDAIAGLLILFINLIGGMAVGIFQHNMTFADAGKVYALLTIGDGLVAQLPSLLLSTAAAIMVTRASGSEDMGKQINRQMFASPKALAVAAGLMAVMGLVPGMPHFSFLTMAALAAGGAYLFWKKQNVAKVIALEEVKRQQELLPSPARAMETKELGWDDVTPIDMIGLEVGYRLIPLVDRNQGGQLLARIKGVRKKLSQDLGFLMPTVHIRDNLDLAPSAYRLTLMGVILAEAEIYPDRELAINPGQVYGSLNGITAKDPAFGLEAVWIEVSQRAQAQSLGYTVVDASTVVATHLNQILYKHSSELIGHEEVQQLMQLLAKSSPKLAEELVPGVVTLSQLLKVLQALLAEHVPVRDIRSIAEAIANNAAKSQDTAALVAAVRVGVSRAIVQSIVGTESELPVITLEPRLEQILLNSLQKAGQGSEEGVLLEPSMAEKLQRSLIEAAQRQEMQGQPVILLVAGPVRAMLSRFGRLAVPGLHVLAYQEIPDNKQVTIVATVGPNG
- the flhF gene encoding flagellar biosynthesis protein FlhF, producing the protein MQVKRFFAADMRQAMKLVRDELGADAAIIGNRRIAGGVELTAALDYKLSALAPRVPNMELEDELRKTQSRIVTAQAELSLRGEADGNTNRQLFAGLPLTAGLPLTAAEPLTEPTYEAPARPAPAPAAVSAGVDPRALDSMRFELNSLRELMEVQLGTLAWNQLQGSRPAQANLYRRLQRIGLSGPLSRDLLSMITEIDEPRQAWRMLLAHLARMIAVPEVEPLEEGGVIAMVGPAGMGKTTTLAKLAARYVLKYGAQNIALVSMDSFRIGAQEQLKTLGRILNVSVTHVDPGQSLVQALDPLLRKRVVLIDTAGLQASDPALRMQLESLAGRGIRSKNYLVLATTSQKQVLTAAYHSYKRCGLAGCILTKLDETASLGEVLSLAISHELPVAYLTDGPRIPDDLHLPRRHQLVSRAVSVQMQEEPSEEAMADMFADIYHSPTKQVG